AGGTTCAGAGAGAAgatgggagaaagggaagaagaagcaGGTGGCAGGAGAACAAGGAGAAACCCCCGTCCCGAAAATGGGGAGAGGGTGACACAGGGACAACCCCCACACCCCGGGTTACTCAGGGCTCTCCATAGTGACTGCATCAATAGGacacgtgtgtgtttgtgtatgtaaatgagtacatatatatataaatatatatatatgtactgagTGTATatcagtgtgtgtatatatatgtgtgtgtatatacatcagtgtgtgtgtgtgtgtgtgtatatctatcaGTTTATTAGGGAGAACTGACACACAGGATTTCAAGGTGAAGTCCAGTGGTAGACcgtctgcaagctggggaagagGGAAGCCAGTAGAGGCCTGTCCAAGTCTGAAAGCCTCAATATGAGGGAAGCCCACAGGGCAGCCTTCAGCCCCCGCCAAAGCTCCCAGAGCCCCCGGAAGTCGGAAACTGCTGCTGCAAGTCCCAGAGCCCTAAGGCAAAAGTACCTGCAGTCTGATGTCCAAGGAGGAAGGATGCAAGAACCCCcagggaagacagagagaagcCAGAGAGCTCTGCCCACAGAGTCACCCCACCCTCTCCTGCCTGCTCTCTTCTAGCCCAGCTGGCAGCCCATGGTATGGTACCCGCCTACACTGATGGGGGTCTTCATCTCCCAGTCCCCCAACTCAAATATCATTCTCCTCTTGCAGCACCctgacagacacacccagaaagaaTACATTACCAGCCACCTAGGCATCCCTTAATCCAATCCACTGGCCAGTTAATATTCACCATCACAGCCCCCCAGGACATACTGTCATCCACACTCCACCCCGACTCCAGCTCCCTGCGCTCTACCTCTGGCAGGGGTGAAGGATCCAGTCTCTCCATGTCCTCACTGTGATTATGATGACAGCCATCCTACTAGGTGTGAGGTGGCATCTTCTTGTGgctgtgatttgcatttctctaatggctgtGGATGTTGAGCCTCTTTTGATGGGCTTAGTGGCCAACGTAtacttctctggagaaatgttcATTCAAAACCTTTCCACGTATTTGTATTGGATTATTTCTCTTTACaatattgagttgtaagagtgcTTTATATATTCGGGATACCAGTCCCTGgtaatttgcacatattttctccataCTCTAAGTGCAAATGGTGGGGTTGCACGGTTGCAATGATTGCTTTTAGCCAATGCTCTGAGGATCTGGGTTTTCCCTAGAAAGAGACCTCAGCAGATCAAACAATGACAAGCCTAATGAATGGGGCTTATCCAGGGAGTCCCAGACAGGCCAAATAGAGTTCTCTGGGGCTGGGGCTTTTGAAGGGCTCCAAACCCCATGTGCTCTTCCAGCAAGCGGAGACTGTGGCCTTTCAGCTGTCAGTGACATGGTGAGTCCAGTGTTTTCTGGGCATAATAAATCAGGATGTACTGTGCAAACaagaagtagaaagaaatgtTAGGAGGAAGAATATAAATTTTCAAGTACGAGTTCGGAAGTACTagataaaaatgaggaaaagggcAAGGCTGGCTTGGTTGTAGTTAACCTGATGGAGAAACGCAGCTGTCTGCAATAGAGGGCTCAAGCTGTTAGGTTCCTCTGCAATGCTGAGAGCACCTCCACAACCGGCCCTGCATCAtcctctgtgttttttttttttttattattatactttaagttctagggtacatgtgcataacgtgcaggtttgttacatatgtatacttgtgccatgttggtgtgctgcacccatcaactcgtcagcacccatcaagtcatcatttatatcatgtataactccccaatgcaattcctccccctccccctccatgataggccccaatgtgtgatgttccccttcccgagtccaagtttcctcattgttcagttcccacctgagtgagaacatgcggtgtttggttttctcttcttgtgatagtttgctaagaataatggtttccagctgcatccatgtccctacaaaggacgcaaactcatccttttttatggctgcatagtattccatggtgtatatgtgccacattttcttaatccagtctgtcacagatggacatttgtgttgattccaagtctttgctattgtgaatagtgccgcaataaacatacgtgtgcatgtgtctttgtagtagaataatttataatcctttgggtatatacccagtagtgggatggctgggtcatatggtacatctagttctagatccttgaggaattgccatactgttttccataatggttgaactagtttacaatcccaccaacagtgtaaaagtgttcctatttctccacatcctctccaacacctgttgtttcctgattttttaatgattgccattctaactggtgtgagatggtatctcattgtggttttgatttgcatttctctgatggcgagtgatgatgagcattttttcatgtgtctgttggctgtatgaatgtcttcttttgagaaatgtctgttcatatcctttgcccagtccctgggatgcaaggctggttcaacattcatcCTCTCTCTTAAGGCTGAATGCAGCTCTTGGGCCTTCAGTGCCAAGGAAGCCACAGTCCCAGACTAGAGGAAGGGCTGAGGATGACCGTGGAAAAGGAGGTGGTGGGTGCAGAAGGAGAAGGCTGACAGCAAGGATTTCCTGAGGATAAACAAAAATGTCacttgaaaatggaaaaaaaagtaagGGTATAAAGAACCAGATGGAAATCATCTGTAATTCCATTATGGAGTGTTTAATTTTAGGGTTTTGGCACTTTTGTATGCAATTATACAATTATCATCACACAAATTTTTATACAATTATCATCAGACAACTTACGATTATTTTAAGTGACTAGAGTTTATCTTTTTGAGCTGGGTTTGGGTTCATAGTGCAGCGTTCTCTCACTTTGGTCAGTTAACCCCATTTGTTTTTGGCCTTGAGTCATTTTATGTATTCATCTTTAATTTCAACCTATAAAATAAAAGGTACATAAACAGGTTTTTTACATGGGtagattttgggaggctgaggcttggtGTCCCAATGATCCCATCACCTAAACAGTAAGCATGGTACCTAACAGGTGTTTTTTCAGCCCAGGTGATCCTTGTCTCTCCCCGGTCTGGTGATTTCCAGCATCTGTGGTTCATGCGAATTCAGTGTTTAGCTGCCACTTTCAAATGGGAACATGCAGTacgtggttttctgttcttgcattaggttgcttaggataatagcctctagttccatccatgttgctgaaaaggacatgattttgctgtgttttgtggctgcatagatttccatggtgtctatgtaccacatttgttttcattcagttcaCTGTTCCTGGGCACTTAGATTGTGATTCTGTGTCCTTGCTAGTGagaatagcactgcaatgaacatattgGTGCAGttgtctttttcataaaatgaattcttTTCCTGTGGATATAtcccaagtagtgggattgctgggtcgaatggcagttctattttaagttcttggaggaatctccaaactgctttccatagcgGCTGAACACGTTtgctttcccaccaacagtgtctgtttccttttctctgcagcctcaccaacatctccGACTTTGTGACTGGTTAGAGACGGTAACTCATTGCAGTTGTGATTTGCACTTATCTGaggattagtgatattgagcactttttcatgtttcttggccgatttgtaggtcttcttttgaaaagtgtctgttcatgtctttgcccaattttaattgggtttttttcttcttgcttgttcaattgtttgagttccttgtagattccggatattggACCTTAgtcagatgcatactttgcaaatagTTTCCCCCATTCTACAGGCTGTCTGTTTAGTGTGttgctagtttctttttctgtgcagagtTCTTTAATGAggttccatttgtccattttttttgttgttgcaattCTTTTTAGTGTcttcttcatgaaatctttgccaggcgCTATGTCTGCATTCGTATTTCTTAGGTTATGTTccaggatttttacagttttagtcCTTACATTAAATCTTTCATCCATGTTGAGTTATTTAGCATACATGGGGAGAGCTAGGGgctcagtttcattcttctgcatatggctggccagaTATCCCAGCACTAATTTTCTAATAGGGAATCTTTCCCACATTGCTCATTTCTGTTGAAGATTAGATGGCGGTTAAGTGcgcaggtttatttctgggctctctattattttatttactaaataaaataatcatgaatgtaatattttcatattaaataattaaaaaatttctacaacaggcactgtggttcatgtctgtaatcccagaacattgggaggccaaagtgagaggattgcttcagaCCAAGATttgaagaccatcctgggcaacataggaagaccctatctctacctaaaaataaaacaatttgccaggcctggtggcatgcgcctgtagtctaaTCTAGAGGCTGAgtctagaggatcacttgagcccaggagatggagattacagtgagtGATGTGTATACCACCACTTCACTCCAATATGGTTGACAGAATGAGAAACTGTAAaaagccacaaaaataaaaaggattatcaCAGTTTTTGGTCGGTGCATGGAAAGGATCCCTGAGGTCTCAAGTCCAGCATGATATTTTACTAGCAATACTATTTGGAAGAATAAGGTCATGCTTCAGAGAAGTGTCTGCTTTTCCACaatcaaagaaatagaaagaaaatgccttttgcggccgggcgcggtggctaacgcctgtaatcccagcactttgggaggccgaggcgggcggatcacaaggtcaggagattgagaccacagtgaaaccccgtctctactaaaaatacaaaaaattagccgggcgtggtggcaggcgcctgtagtcccagctactccggaggctgaggcaggagaatggcatgaacctgggaggcggagcttgcagccagccgagatcccgccactgcactccagcctgggcgacagagcaagactccctttcTTGTTCAGTTAAAACTTGTGCAGGAATTCCATCCATTACCACCGAGAGAAAGTGGCAGAAGATGTTAAGAAAAATGGCTGTTAGGATCATCAGCAAAGGTAatgactggcatgagatgctgAGTCTACAATGTCCCCATCATGTGCTGGGGGCCGGTGGGCTTGCTAAGGCTTGAACTCCTGCTTTCCAGAAAGGCACAGTGGTGAGTAGACAGGTGGCCTCCCTGAAGGGAGAGCAGGAACCAGACCAGGCTAACAGAGGTTTCTTGATATCATCGTCCACCTTCAAAAAAGATGAAGCGTTGGTTTAAGTGGCTGAGAAAAACCTGGGTCCGTTCTCCTGGGTGATCCCTCCCAGGCCCTCCCCATTTCGGAACCTCTCCCCCAGATAAAGAACATGTTTTTCCCTCCAACGCTACCCTTGGCTCTGCAGCCtgtcccaacctccaccctccttcACCACACCACAGAGCCAGCCCAGGTCCTGTTACAGCGCATGGGGGCTCAGAACTGAGGCTGGTAATGAGAAGTCTGCACCCTCATTGAGGGCTTGCTCCCCCTTCTCATAGAAGGGTCTAGAGGACCAGGGGGAGGTCTGTCCAAAGAGAGGTCTTTGTATCTATGTTCCCTGGCATTGGGTGGGCGTGCAGGCAAacctccttctttcccctttgTTCTCAGCCTATGCTCACCCTGGGAGCTGCACCCATAGCTCTGAATGGGACTGTCCCTGCCCCGCCTCATTCATTCCTGACCAAGTTCAGTGGTGAGCATGGAACTCCAGCAGCAGCTCAGCTCCCCTGCCTGAGTCCACTCTGCTCCAGGCAGGGCCATCAGCTGGCTCAGGATCTGGAGTGTGAAGGAGGCAGAATGGCAGGAGCATCGCCCCAGGACCCGGCCAGGAATCCCATGGGTCCAAGGGGCCTGGCCTTTTCTGAACCTCAGTCCGGACATGCTCCACTCTTCACTTTCCACCTTAACTGCTGGGACCCGAGCTGCTTTCTCTGGGAATGCAGCCTTTGGAATTGGGTGGGCCAAGGCCCTCACAGCCCCCTCGTCCTGGGATTCTCCCAGATTACTCTCTTCTTAGCTTCCTCCAGGGATGCCCTTGCCCTTGACATCCTAGGTGAAGTGGCCATGCTGCTCCGCTCCTACTCTGCAGACTGCCCACGCTTGAGTTCCGGCTGCCTGCAGGCCACACACCACTACCCTTCCCGAATAGGAACCTGCTCTGAAACAGGCCTGAATTAGCGAAACCCTCTCAAGTTCAACAGGGCTTGAGCCTTGGTATGGGCCCCTCCCTTTGCCTCTGGCCTCTGACAGTGAGAATCCATCAGAACTGAAGGTTGAGCTGCCCAGGTCGTCGCCAACAGGCAACACCAGCTCTTACTCATCTGTCTCGTGTCAGGATGAGAAGTTCCCGGCCTCTGGGACTCTGGGAATCCCCCTTCTgcatcctcccatctcacccaTCTGCCCCTTGCTCCCCTCCCAATATTGCCCACAGTACCTGTCAATCTAAACAACTCTCCACAGCAGCCAGCTAGAATGAAGCAGAGGAGGATGATAAGGAGGCTCCAGGGAATGAGGGTGGTGGCCATGGCTTTGGAGTGGGTTGTGCCTTGGGCCAGAGAGGGTGGTTCTGAAATGGAAACACAGGAGTGACAGGCCCCAAATCTTAGGAGATGCCTCCTCAGCTCCTGCTACCCCAGGTCATCCTAGAAGGCAGACCTTTTGTCCTCCTTTGCTGTGGGGCAACCTCTGGGACAGGTCCTGGGGTAGGAAGGGAAAGGGGGTGtcccctgtcctcagggagctcacaCGGCTCCTGAGGGAAGCAAGGTGACAGCACAGCCCACCCTCCTGCTCTGGCGGAAGAGGAGGTGATGCCCCAAGGCCAGGGAGGGGAGGGTCTTGGGCCCTGGCATTGGAGGTGATTTTAATGGATTTACAGAAACAGAcgaggggagaggaaagaaaaggcgATTCTAGGAGAAAGGAACACTAACGAAAAAGATATGGAAACACTATGGCACCCACAGATTCGAAGTTGGTGAGAAATGCACAGTGAGTGGAGCAGAAGCAAGTGCAGGGAGAAAAAGGAGTCAGAAGGAAAAAGGCAGAGGAGGATGAGATAGCACAGGCACGCCAGCACACCCCAGAAGGAGCCTCTCATGAGGGGGTCATGTTCGTACTCACTCAAACGctcacacacgcactcacacacactcacacactgggCTGATAATATACGAACTCAAGACagcttccttttttcccctctcactTACTTGTTGGATCCAGCATTTGTTCCCAGTACATCAAAAATTCCTGAAGCCATGTCTTACAGTCCCCCATTGAAATCTTCTGGAAGAACATGGTCACATCCCTGTTCTCCCACTTCTCTTTCATCTTCTTGGCTCCAGGATGAAGTGCTGTCCACTTTCTGTTGTTTGAGTCAAAGAGGAGGAACGTCTGTCCATTGAAGAGGAACTGCCAAGATCCTCTGCCGTGTCCATGGGCTTCGTGCTCACAAGACATCCGGGCCTGCAGAATGAGGGGCTCTGCCCCATTGGAAAGAGATCAGCTCTGATCTTGACAAGTCCTGAGCCCCACCCTGCTTCCTTTCCTGGTTCCTGGACTTGCTCTCTCTGCTGCATCCTGCCCATGCTTCTCAGCCTCTTGTGTGACACAAACTTCTGGTTTATTTTTTGCATGAAACCAATAAATGCCTCTAAGTTACTACTGTGTCTGCTCCCTGGGCCATTTTAAACTTACCAATGTGTATTAAATTCTCCACCTGAATGTCAGGCAGTTGTCCTTTGAGGAAATCCACCACGTCTCCTAgtgtttcagtttgtttttccCAGGTTTTTGTGACATTGACTTTCTTCCCCAGAGAAGCAAAGGCTTTGGCCTTGTGGTTAACACAGTCATAGTGAAGAAAAGGCCTTTCATCCACCAGGCCTTGAACTTCACACCATCGTGGTTCAGGTCTGAACTTAGGAGTGATGATGAAGTCATAGCAAAGACAGTGTGTGTctgtggaagaaaaacaaaggagggGGTTAGTGTAGGGGGAAGTGGAACTTGAGTCTCCTCCTCCCCCTTGTGGTGACTGCAAGTGAAGGCCTCTGAGGAGCTGGGCTGGCAAAGTAAGAGGTGCCTCATCCAGGACTGTCATGAAAACTACCTAATGACTAGAGCGTCTCCCTTGCTTGAGTACATGGAGGGGAAGGTTCCTGCCGCCATGAATCCACATGTCCCCTCCAGACATGTCCCACCTGCTCTGTGCCCACGTCGATGAGCACATGACCTTGTCATGGATGTGCCAGGCCTGCTGTGGCAGGAAAAGCCCTGGATGAGGAGGACCCTCAGCAGC
This is a stretch of genomic DNA from Rhinopithecus roxellana isolate Shanxi Qingling chromosome 4, ASM756505v1, whole genome shotgun sequence. It encodes these proteins:
- the LOC104663744 gene encoding UL16-binding protein 1-like; the protein is MAAAASTEFLLCLSFLHLLFGWSGAGRADTHCLCYDFIITPKFRPEPRWCEVQGLVDERPFLHYDCVNHKAKAFASLGKKVNVTKTWEKQTETLGDVVDFLKGQLPDIQVENLIHIEPLILQARMSCEHEAHGHGRGSWQFLFNGQTFLLFDSNNRKWTALHPGAKKMKEKWENRDVTMFFQKISMGDCKTWLQEFLMYWEQMLDPTKPPSLAQGTTHSKAMATTLIPWSLLIILLCFILAGCCGELFRLTEKAARVPAVKVESEEWSMSGLRFRKGQAPWTHGIPGRVLGRCSCHSASFTLQILSQLMALPGAEWTQAGELSCCWSSMLTTELGQE